The sequence TATTAATGTTTAAACGAAGATTTTACGCTTTTCTTGCGAGGAGAAGTAATTATTACTAATTTTGCGCTCCTTTAAAAACATAATATATGAACCATTACGAAACTGTTTTCATTTTAAATCCCGTTCTGTCTGAAACACAGATAGAGGAAACAGTTAAGAAATTTGAAGATTTCTTAATTAAGAATGGTGGCAAAATGGTCTCCAAAGAAAACTGGGGACTTAAAAAATTAGCCTATCCCATTCAACACAAGAAAAGTGGTTTTTACCACTTATTTGAATTCACCGTTCCCGGTGAAGTAATTTCTCCTTACGAGCTAGAATTTAGAAGAGATGAGCGCATTATGCGTTTTCTAACGGTTAAGTTGGACAAGCATGCTATTTCTTGGGCAGAAAGAAGAAGAACTAAATTAAAAGCAAAGGCATAGGGTTATGGCATCTATAGAACAACAAGCAAAATCAAAAAAAGATGGGGAAATCAGGTATTTGACCCCACTGAACATTGAGACCAATAAACAAAAGAAGTATTGCAGGTTTAAAAAATCAGGTATTAAATACATTGATTATAAGGACCCAGACTTTTTAATGAAGTTGGTAAATGAGCAAGGTAAATTGCTTCCTAGAAGACTTACAGGTACATCTTTAAAGTACCAAAGAAAGGTAGCGCAGGCTGTTAAGCGTGCACGCCATTTAGCTTTAATGCCGTATGTTGGCGATATGTTGAAATAAAAAATACTGAAGAATGGAACTTATTCTAAGAGAAGATATACAGGATTTGGGTTTTAAAGACGATGTCGTAACAGTAAAAAACGGTTACGGAAGAAACTACCTTATTCCTAAAGGTTTGGCTGCTTTGGCTACACCATCTGCAAAAAAGGTTTTAGCAGAAAACCTAAAACAGAGAGCGCACAAAGAAAAGAAGGTTATTGATGAAGCCAATAAGAAGGCAGAAGCACTAAAACAATTGGAAATCAGAATTCCTGCAAAAGTAGGGGCCGGTGACAAATTGTTTGGTTCTGTAAACAGTATTGATTTGGCTGCTGCTCTAGATAAGGCAGGTCATCAAATTGATAGAAAATTTATAAACATTCAAGGAGGAACAGTAAAAAGAGTTGGGCCGTATGCTGCCCAAATCAGACTTCATAGAGAAGTGATTGTTGATTTTCCTTTTGAAGTAATCGCTGAAGCTAAGTAAATACTAAGTTTCGGTTAATAACTTGTTAAGAGCTATGCGTGCATAGCTCTTTTTTTTGTTCTATGTTTGTAGATACTCAAAAAACTAACTCACTCATTATGAAGAAAATTTTACCACTTGGGGTACTATTTTTTATGGTATTCACATCGACTTTTTCGCAAGTCACCACATCCAACATCAGGGGTACTGTTGTTGATGATCAACAAGCTCCACTTTTAGGGGCTAATGTTGTAGCTGTCCATACACCAACAGGGACACGTTACGGAGCCATTACCAACGAGGAAGGTAGGTTTAACTTGCTTAACCTTAGAGTTGGAGGACCATATGAAGTGACCATCTCATATATAGGATTTAAAAGCAGTACAAGGAACGATGTATTTCTTTCATTAGGTAAGACGTTTAATTACAACACTGCATTGGTTTCAGATAGCCAGGCTTTGGATGAAGTAATAGTGGTATCTGACCAAACAGGAACTTTTGGTAGTGATAGAACGGGCGCAGAAACAAGTGTTGGGCGACGTGAGTTGACAAGATTGCCAACAATTTCAAGGTCTACAAATGATTTTACTCGATTGGAACCAACTGCAAGTGGAGGGTCTTTTGGTGGTAGAAATGATCAATTCAATAATTTTTCTTTAGATGGAGCCATCTTCAACAACCCTTTTGGATTGGATGCAGCTCAACCGGGCGGACAGACCAATGCCACTCCTATTTCTATTGATGCAATTGACCAAATACAAGTAAGTACAGCTCCTTATGATGTAACACAATCGGGATTTACTGGAGCTTCGGTAAATGCAGTTACTAAAAGTGGTACCAATGAGTTCTATGGAACTGTTTATGGTTTCTTTAGAAATGATGACTTAACCGGTGGTAAGATAAATGGTGATGATGTTTTTAAAACTGGTCTGGAACAAAAACAGTACGGATTTAGTATAGGTGGTCCCATAGTTAAAAACAAACTCTTCTTTTTCGTGAATTTTGAAAAGGATGACCTTACTTCCTTGGGAACAGATGGCTTTGTGCCCAACACAGGTACTGGAGCGGCTAATGAGTCGAGAGTTACACAATCAGATTTTGATTTGGTTGATGGATTGCTAAGGCAAGTTGTTGTGGGCCAAGATGGACAAGGAAATGATATTTTCTATAATCCAGGGAGAATTACCGGCTTCAACTTTGACCAAGAATCCACTAAAGGTATTTTAAAGCTGGATTGGAATATTAATGATAACAACCGGTTGGCCGTCATTTATAATTTCTTGGATGCTTCAAAAGGATTGCCTGCCAACCGAAATGCAATCCAATTTAGAGGACCTGACTTGGCAACTTTGCAGTTTGAAAATGCAGGATATGAAATCAACAACAGAATTCAATCCGTTCAAATAGAATTAAACTCAACCTTGTCCAATAACGCTACCAACAAGTTGCAAGTAGGGTATACACATTTTGATGACTTTAGAAATCCTTTTTCTACACCAGCACCAAGTATAACGATTCTCGATGCTGCTGGAACCTCTAGTTATATTATTGCAGGGCATGAGCCTTTTTCTATCAACAATAGACTAGATCAAAAGGTATTTCAGATTACGGATAACCTAAACTTTTTTAAAGGAGATCATACCTATACCGTTGGTTTCTCGTTTGAAAAATTTCAGTTTGACAACTCATTTAACTTGGGTGTTTATGGTGCACAAGGCGTATTTTTTCCAACAGGAACTATTACAGATTTCCCTGATTTTGCAAGTTCTGGACAGTTACAGGCAGCTTTTGATTCTGCTATCGCGGCAAATAGAGCGTTTAATGAAGCAGGTCCAGGTGTAGCAGGAGGTTGGGCCTTGGCAGAGACTAATGTTGGTCAGCTTTCATTTTATGCCCAAGATCAATGGGACATCACAGATAATTTTAAATTGACATATGGATTACGTTTTGACAAGCCATTGTTTTTTGATACATCAGAGAAAGCACAAGAAGTCATAGATCGTAATTGTTGTTATAACCCTAGTGTTGAGTACACAGATCCGTCAACTGGGGAAACTGCATTTTTCGATTCTACCCAAATGCCTTCTAATGATTGGTTAATATCTCCAAGAGTTGGTTTTAATTGGGACGTTAACGGAGATGCTTCTTTACAGGTAAGAGGAGGCTCGGGAGTGTTCACTGGTCGTTTTCCATTCGTTTGGTTAGGGAACCAAGTAGCTAACCCAAATTTCTTTTTCTACACAGTTGTAGACCCTGACTTTAAGTTTCCGCAGGTATGGAGAACCAACGTTGGTGCGGACAAACGTTTTGAGAATGGTTTGGTGGCAACATTGGACGTTTCCTACACAAAGGATATCAACGGTATACATGTACAAAACTGGGGATTAGCTTCACCATCGAGTACGCTTAATACCACATTTGACCAAAGAGCTTTTTACACAGATGCTGACAAGTCACCTAACTCTGCCTATGTATTTACAAACTCAGATGAGAATGGACGTATTTGGAATATCGCTGGAAAAGTTCAAAAAACTTGGGATGATGGTCTATACGCTCAATTGGGCTATAGCTTTTTAGATGCCAAGAGTGTAAATTCAATAGATGCTGAAATCACCAGTGATGCATACAATGGTAATGCAATAGTGGGTAATTCCAATACAGCGGTCTTGTCCAATGCCAGATACGGAGATAAGCACAGATTTATTGGGGTTATTTCTAAGTCATTCAAGACTGGAACAACAATATCCACCTTTTTTGAATATGCAAAAGGAGGTCGCTACAATTATGTGTATGGAGGAAATATAAATGGAGATGATATTGGAGGAAATGGTGATGGATTCCAAAATGATTTACTTTATATACCTACAGCTTCAGAAATTGGCCAGATGAATTTTAGTGATCCTGCACAAGCTCAGGCTTTTGAAACGTTCATTCAACAAGATGATTATTTGAGTGATAACCGTGGGGAGTATGCAGAGCGTTATGCTGCCTTGGCGCCTTGGAGGAGTACCTGGGATGTTAAAATTCTTCAGGACATTAAGTTGAACGATAAAAACAAATTTCAACTTAGCATAGATATCTTGAATCTAGGCAACCTTATCAATTCTAACTGGGGCGTTGTGGAAATTCCAACCTTTAACCAACTATTGGGAGTTTCTGTGGATGACACCAACACGCCAACCTATACTTTTGACCCTAACCTAACGAGTACTTTTGCTGCTAATACAGCTGAAATCTCTAGATGGAGGGCTCAAGTAGGGGTAAGGTATATTTTCAATTAAAAAGAAATAATTTATGGTATAAAAGGCTACGCGAAAGCGTGGCCTTTTTTATTTTTGCCGAATGAAATATGCACGATTGACACAGCAGCAATTGGAAGAATTGCACCCAGAGTTTATAAATTTTTTAGCAACACAATCTATCACTGGTGAAGAATGGACAGCTCTGAAAAAAGAAAAGCCAGAAGTTGCAGAAGATGAGCTGGATGTATTCAGTGACTTAATTTGGGAGGGAGTATTATCTAAGGTAGAATATCTGGAAAATATTTCTGAACTGCAGATGCATTTGTTTCACTTAACAGAAAAAGAAATGAAACTACTATCTGTAAAGGTGATGAACCCAGAAATCGATTTACGTACAGAAATAGGATTTAATTGGTTCAAACGCAATTTTCAGTCCGACTTTGTGGAGTATTTAACAGCCTCCAAGGCCTATTCTGATGATAAAAACTTGGATAAGTTTAATCTAATTCAGCAAGGAGCCACTATTACCAAGGGAGATTTATATAAATGGTTTGACCAAATAATGGAATAATTGCTAAAGCACTACTTCCAAAAACATAAAAAAAGGTCTCCGAAACGGAGACCCCTAGTTTGATGAATCATCATCATATCAGCAATGTATGCTAATTTCTTGGCTAGTCTATGTTAAAGTACTCCACCACTTCATGATAGTTATTAACATCAACATTGGCTGCTTTAAGGGATTTTATTACATCTACTTGGGATTTAGCTTGTTGACCGTTGTCGCTAGTATCGGTAACACTTGACTGTTCAATAAGGATTAAGTGAACCTCATCAAAAAAAGGTGGCCAACCCTGTCCTGTAACATCGCGTATGTTGATTGCCCCGATGCCAAAGTGTACACCCCAGATTTGATCGTTTAGACCGTTACGATAGGTGCCCGGAAGCGGTACATATGTTGAACTTCCTGGAATAACGGCATATAACAAAAGAGTATGTGTTTCCAAGACTTCTTGAGTCAACAACAAGTCTGTATTTTCGTCATCTATAGAGTATATGGGACCAGCTTGCTGACCTAGATTGGATGTGTCGAAAATAACACGTCTAACATTGGCATTGCCATCAGCACCGTCTGTTCCGTCTGCACCATCTACTCCATTAGTGCCATCTACTCCGTCAGTGCCATCAGCTCCAGCGGCACCAGCAGGTCCAACTGCACCGGCAGGCCCAGTTGCTCCGTCCAACCCATCTGCTCCATCTTCTCCATCTGAGCAAGAAGTAATTAGGGCCATGGAAGTTGCTATCAGGCCCAGCATAAAAATTCGTTGTAATTTCATAATTTAAATTTTTTTGTTAAATTTTTTTTTACTGATTGGCACAAATGTATTGGAGCCGTGTACGGTAAAAGAGACATAATTGACGGATGTTCGTTTTGGGTTGACCACTTCGCCATATGTTCTAACGGATTCAAAATCGAAGGAATGTTCTTGTTAACTTTTGACTCTTTGATTAAAAAACTTGGAGCTTACAATATTCTATAAAAACCATTTCCAGGTCTAGTCTAACAATAGATACATTCTAATGCAGGTTTACCATTGTTACTTCGCTCTATAAATTTGGACAAACCCCCTATATTTGCAGCAGAATTTTAATGCATGCCACAAAAACCATCTATACCCAAAGGGACCCGCGATTTTTCACCAACAGAAGTAGCTAGGCGCAATTACATCATTGAGACCATTAAAAAACACTTTGAGGTGTATGGATTTCAACCTATAGAGACCCCCTCTTTTGAAAATTCTAACACCTTGTTGGGTAAATATGGTGAAGAAGGTGACCGACTGATTTTTAAAATTCTGAACTCTGGGGATTTCATTTCAAAGGTGGATGATGTCACGTATAGTTCAAAAAACTCATCTTCTTTGCTTTCAAAGATTTCAGAAAAGGCGTTACGCTATGATCTCACGGTTCCTTTTGCTCGTTATGTGGTCATGCACCAGAATGAGATAGATTTCCCTTTTAAACGCTATCAGATTCAACCGGTTTGGCGTGCGGACCGCCCCCAAAAAGGAAGATTTAGAGAATTCTATCAATGTGATGCCGATGTGGTAGGGTCAAATTCATTATT is a genomic window of Flagellimonas sp. CMM7 containing:
- the rpsF gene encoding 30S ribosomal protein S6; this translates as MNHYETVFILNPVLSETQIEETVKKFEDFLIKNGGKMVSKENWGLKKLAYPIQHKKSGFYHLFEFTVPGEVISPYELEFRRDERIMRFLTVKLDKHAISWAERRRTKLKAKA
- the rpsR gene encoding 30S ribosomal protein S18; the encoded protein is MASIEQQAKSKKDGEIRYLTPLNIETNKQKKYCRFKKSGIKYIDYKDPDFLMKLVNEQGKLLPRRLTGTSLKYQRKVAQAVKRARHLALMPYVGDMLK
- the rplI gene encoding 50S ribosomal protein L9; amino-acid sequence: MELILREDIQDLGFKDDVVTVKNGYGRNYLIPKGLAALATPSAKKVLAENLKQRAHKEKKVIDEANKKAEALKQLEIRIPAKVGAGDKLFGSVNSIDLAAALDKAGHQIDRKFINIQGGTVKRVGPYAAQIRLHREVIVDFPFEVIAEAK
- a CDS encoding TonB-dependent receptor, coding for MKKILPLGVLFFMVFTSTFSQVTTSNIRGTVVDDQQAPLLGANVVAVHTPTGTRYGAITNEEGRFNLLNLRVGGPYEVTISYIGFKSSTRNDVFLSLGKTFNYNTALVSDSQALDEVIVVSDQTGTFGSDRTGAETSVGRRELTRLPTISRSTNDFTRLEPTASGGSFGGRNDQFNNFSLDGAIFNNPFGLDAAQPGGQTNATPISIDAIDQIQVSTAPYDVTQSGFTGASVNAVTKSGTNEFYGTVYGFFRNDDLTGGKINGDDVFKTGLEQKQYGFSIGGPIVKNKLFFFVNFEKDDLTSLGTDGFVPNTGTGAANESRVTQSDFDLVDGLLRQVVVGQDGQGNDIFYNPGRITGFNFDQESTKGILKLDWNINDNNRLAVIYNFLDASKGLPANRNAIQFRGPDLATLQFENAGYEINNRIQSVQIELNSTLSNNATNKLQVGYTHFDDFRNPFSTPAPSITILDAAGTSSYIIAGHEPFSINNRLDQKVFQITDNLNFFKGDHTYTVGFSFEKFQFDNSFNLGVYGAQGVFFPTGTITDFPDFASSGQLQAAFDSAIAANRAFNEAGPGVAGGWALAETNVGQLSFYAQDQWDITDNFKLTYGLRFDKPLFFDTSEKAQEVIDRNCCYNPSVEYTDPSTGETAFFDSTQMPSNDWLISPRVGFNWDVNGDASLQVRGGSGVFTGRFPFVWLGNQVANPNFFFYTVVDPDFKFPQVWRTNVGADKRFENGLVATLDVSYTKDINGIHVQNWGLASPSSTLNTTFDQRAFYTDADKSPNSAYVFTNSDENGRIWNIAGKVQKTWDDGLYAQLGYSFLDAKSVNSIDAEITSDAYNGNAIVGNSNTAVLSNARYGDKHRFIGVISKSFKTGTTISTFFEYAKGGRYNYVYGGNINGDDIGGNGDGFQNDLLYIPTASEIGQMNFSDPAQAQAFETFIQQDDYLSDNRGEYAERYAALAPWRSTWDVKILQDIKLNDKNKFQLSIDILNLGNLINSNWGVVEIPTFNQLLGVSVDDTNTPTYTFDPNLTSTFAANTAEISRWRAQVGVRYIFN
- a CDS encoding DUF6495 family protein, with protein sequence MKYARLTQQQLEELHPEFINFLATQSITGEEWTALKKEKPEVAEDELDVFSDLIWEGVLSKVEYLENISELQMHLFHLTEKEMKLLSVKVMNPEIDLRTEIGFNWFKRNFQSDFVEYLTASKAYSDDKNLDKFNLIQQGATITKGDLYKWFDQIME